The DNA window TTAGCACTAATCATTTTCTTGTAATACTAatcattttcttgtaattactTTCTTGTAATTCTGTTTTGTGTAAGCTTATCAGAACATATATAAAAAGGATATTTTAGGGTCTCTCTTTCATATTGAGAAAACCCTTTCCTTATCTTCTTATCTTCAAAAGctttcatggtatcagagcggtaAAGGGAAGACAGTGACCGGACAACGACGAAGACAACGGCGGTGACGATCATGACGAATATGGTTCTACATCAAGATATCACTATCCGAGCTCCTTGAATGCAACAAATTTCGTCACGATCAAGCTCACATCTGAAAATTTCCTACTCTGGGAAACTCAAATCCTGTCTTTGATCGAGAGTCAAGATCTGATCGGATTTATCAACGGAGATTGCTCCTCACCAGATCAAGAAGTTGAATCAGAAGAAGGAAAGATGATCGTGAATCCTGATTACATATCTTGGATTCGGACAGATCGTCTTGTCAAAGCCTGGATCACCGGAACCTTGTCGGAGGAGGTTCTTGGACTTGCTGTTGGGGTAAAATCGTCATTCGAACTCTGGAAGAAACTATCGGATGCATTCTCTCAAGCTTCAGAAGCTCGAGAGTTCGAACTCTTGTTGAAGCTGCATTTTCTGAAAAAGAAAGACTCGGCATCACTCTCTGTATATTTGATAGATTTCAAGAAAATTTGCGACCAGCTCAGTTCCATTGGAAAGCCGGTTCCAGATCAGAGGAaagtttttcttctattgacCAACCTTGGTCCCTCGTATGAGAATTTCGCTACAACGATGCTGAAACCCCCAGTGTCGACCTATAATGAGTTGATTCCTCTGCTACAGAGTCATGATCTACGTAGCAAAGGTAATATTTCTAATTTTCCAAACTATAATCAAGCTTTTCTTGGAGAAAAGACCAATCGACAGAATAATGGATCGAACAGAGGAAAAAgctctggttctttctttccatctcAACGAGGCAGAAacaacttcttttcttctcgAGGGTGTGGCTTCATACAGAATGCCAGATCCAATttagaagaagataaagaaaataGAGATGATCAGCCAAAGAATGTAGTGCAACAAAGATACAGAGGAGGAAATAATAATTCTCGACCagtcatcaaatgccaaattTGTCAAAAATTGGGACATGGAGCTCTCAAATGTTGGAGTAGATTTGATAATAGCTTTCAGTCTGATGATATACCACAAGCCTTTGTTGCAATTCGGTTGAGCAATTCTCAAGATTCTGAATGGTTCCCTGATACTGGAGCTACAACTCACATTACTGATACACCAGGTAATCTTCATACTTTAACTCCATATACGGGCACACATACCGTTATGATAGGGGATGGCACTCAATTGCCTATAACACATATTGGTGAAAGTTCTCTTACAAGTGGACTTTTCTCTTTGCCATTGAAGAATGTTCTACTAGTTCCATCTATCCAAAAGAGTTAACTATTGGTTTCACAACTTACCAGTGATTACCCTTGCTTTTTTGAGTTTAACAAGGATGGTTTTGTGATTAAGGATCGTCAAACAAGGAGGATTTTGGCATCGGGGAATAAGCAAGGAGGACTCTACGTGTTCAATGATCAGTCGGTGGCTGATCCACAGATTGAAGCCTATTTTTCTTCTCGTTCTCGGTCTGCTACAGAAGATGTTTGGCACATGAGGCTTGGTCATCCTCAAAAGAAAACAATTCAGTTTCTCCGAAGTAATGGTTTGGTTTCTGTCACAAAGAACTCAAAACATCCCTGTTCTAGTTGTCAAATTAGTAAAAGTACAAAGCTGCCTTTCATTAGTTCTTTTACTAAAAGTAATTCTCCACTTGAATGTATACATAGTGATCTGTGGGGAAAGGCCTCGGTTGACAGTGTGCAGAAATTCAAATATTATGTTGTGTTCGTTGATGATTTTTCTAGATATACATGGATGTATCCTCTTAGGCGTAAATCTGATTTTGTAAACACATTCTTGGGGTTTCAAACTATGGTGGAACGACAGTTTAATTCCAAAATCAAAGAGTTTCAGCCAGATGGGGGAGGTGAGTTCTCGGATAAAGCCTTTTTACATCATCTTAATAACTGTGGTATTATCCATCATCTTTCTTGTCTGGGTACACTGGAACAAAACAGTGTGGCTGAAAGGAAACATAGACACATCATAGAGTTGGGCTTGGCTTTGCTGTATACCTCCTTTGTTCCTTGTTGTTATTGGGTCGAAGCCTTCTCTACAGCGGTATTTCTCATTAACCGCTTCCCATCTAAAGTACTCAATATGGATTGCCCTCTTTCTCTGTTGTTCGGAAGAAAGCCTGATTACTCTATGTTGCGTGTGTTTGGCACTCAATGTTTTCCTTATTTGCGAGATTATGCTATGAACAAGTTTGCAGCACGTTCATTaccttgtatttttttgggatacAGCAACAAACATAAAGGCTACCATTATCTCCATTTTGCTACAGGCAGAGTATACATTTTAAGGcatgttgtgtttgatgaaaATCTATTTCCTTTGGCAAACTCGTCTACAATCACTTCAGTATCAAGTGTCTCTCAAGCTGCCTCTGTTGCACAGGACTTTAGTTGTTTTGAAAAATGGCTTTCTCCATCTCAATCCAACATTAAACATTCTCATGTGCAATCTTCTTTACCTTCATCTACTGACCCTTGGTTCTCACCAAGTGATGATATTTTTGATCCTCTCAATAATGATTCTATCCTTCCCTCTCATGAGTCTCATATTTCTTCATCTACTATTGGTTCTTCTCATCCCTCTGTTTCTATTTTACAACCCACACCGTCCCATCCAAGCCCATCTCATTGTTTACCTGTTGTGGCAGCCCCATCTGTCTTGAATCCATCTACAGAGAATACCCCACCTACTATTGTACAAAACCCACTTCAGCCCACTTTAGCCTCTGATTCTCCTTTAGGCTCCTCTCATACAAGGATCAATTCAGTTGGACCATCCTCAACCAATCAAATGGGTTCTTCCTTTCCCATGGATCCTGTTTGCTCTTCATCTTTACCTACCCATTCAATGGTCACCCGCAGCCAAGCTGGAATACATAAGCCAAACCCAAAATATGCCCTTTCTGTTTCTACCATACCAACCGAACCCACTTCGGTTAAAGCTGCCCTTAAACATAATGGTTGGCGGTCTGCAATGATTGATGAAATGGATGCCTTGAAGGCCAATCAGACATGGACATTGGTTCCCTGGACATCATCCATGAATGTTATAGGATGTAAATGGGTTTTTAAATCCAAGCTTTGTGCTGATGGTTCTTTAGAACGTCTTAAGGCTCAGCATGTGTCAAAGGGGTTCAAGCAGCACGAAGATTCAGTCCAGTTGTTAAGCCTGGATCGATTTTGTTGGTTCTCACCATTGCTACAGTGCTTCGATGGCCCATTCGACAGCTTGACATGAAAAATGCTTTTCTTCATGGCCATCTCTCTACCCCAGTTTATATGAGCCAACCACCGGGTTTTGTTGACTCTCGTCAACCCCATGTTGTTTGTTGTCTTCAGCGTGCGCTTTAAGGCCTTCATCAGGCACCTCGTGCTTGGTTTGATTGTTTTGGcacatttcttctttcttgtggtTTCCTCTGCAGTGTTTCAGATTCTTTTATGTTTGTTTATCGTCGTCTTGGTCGAGTTCTCATTTTATTactctatgttgatgatatagtGCTCACCGGGAACGATTTACAATTTCTGGACTCGTTTATTACTGTACTCAGTTCCACCTTTGCCATGAAAGATCTTGGCTCGTTACACTATTTCCTTGGTGTAGAGGTCACTTCAATGCCTCAGGGGTTGCATCTATCTCAGTCTAAATATGCATTGGATATCCTTCGGCGTGCTCATATGACCGACATCAAGTCTACCTCCACTCCTATGGTGCTTCATTCTGATCTGACCGCTGCTACATCCTTTGCCAATGTTACTCTATTCCGTAGTCTTGTGGGCGCTTTGCAGTTTCTAACCATGACAAGACCGGATATCTCTTATGCCGTTAATTCGGTTTGTCAACATATGCATGCTCCTACCTATGCTCATTTTTCTATGGTCAGGCGCATACTTCGGTATGTTTGTGGCACTTTGGACCTTGGATTACGAATTGTTCGTGATAGCTCTTTCACCTTGTTTGCATTTTTTGATTCGGATTGGGCTGGGTGTCCTGTTACACGATGGTCCACTACTGGTTTTTGTACTTTCCTAGACTCCAATTGTATTTCCTGGAGTGCCAAGAAACAACCTACAGTTGCTCGCTCTAGCACGGAGGCTGAGTATCGTGCAATGGCCTTTACAACAGCAGAATTGACATGGCTATCATTCCTTCTTCGTGATCTCGGTATCACACAGCCCCGGCCTGCTTTGCTGTTTTGTGATAACATGAGTGCACTTCATATGACTGTCAACCCCGTGTTTCATGCTCGTACGAAACACATTGAGATTGACTACCACTTTGTTTGCGAAAAAGTGGCTCCCAGTTCTCTCCTTACTCGATTTATTCCCTCTACTCACCAGCTAGCGGATATCTTTACAAAACCTTTAGCTCGTAGAGAGTTTCATCACATTTGTGCCAAACTAGGCCTTTGTCTTCTTCCCCGGCCCAGTTTACGGGGGGATATTAGCCGACCCACTAGATTCGTATCCAATGGAATTAATCATGTAGCCGATCACTCACATGAGCAGGGCATTACATAGATTACAGCTGTACCAGTTACTTACAATTAGCATTAGTTCAGTCATTAGCACTAATCATTTTCTTGTAATACTAATCATTTTCCTGTAATTACTTTCTTGTAATTCTGTTTTGTGCAATCTTATCAGAACATATGTAAAAAGGATATTTTAGGGTCTCTCTTTCATATTTAGAAAACCCTTTCCTTATCTTCTTATCTTCAGAAGCTTTCAGCTTCATGGTCTACATTGTGTGGATTTCACATTATATACACTTACTCACTGCCGATTCAGACATCTAAGCTTAAACAGTTAAACTAATACTCAATGCATAAATTTTTCAAAGGCTTCACCTCTAGTTTCTGTTCCTCCTGCACAACCTAATCACCTGTCACCCCCACGGCCcatttttctccttccttttcccttctctcctgtTTGTTTCCACAAGCCATTCCACCATCAGGCCCAAGTAAAACAAGGCTCTCAAAATATATTTCTGTACCAAAATCATACGGTGGACACCCAAGACAAAGAGTGTGAATCTTTTTCTTCGCTCCATCAAATATATCAAACACAGAATCACTTTCACACAAtacttcttcatctttcttcaaAATGTATAAAGGCCTAAACAATCTCGGAATCTCAGACAATATTGGTCCTGCAACTGAAAACACTTTAGTCCATGATTGTTCATCACCATGATCCTTCATGACCCAAATGTCGAAATTCTTGTCATCCTTGGAGCCATAGAGTGAAAGAAACCCACCCAATTCCACCAATTCCATGCGAAGTTTGGTATATTCTTGGCTGAAGCTTCTGGGACTGTaaccaaacccaaaaacaaCATGGCTGAAAAGACCAATCTGTTTTGGGTAACGCAACATCTTGAATTCTTTGGTGGCTGGGTTCAACAAATACAAGTTATCAGAACCAGCTAAACAGAGTAACCCATTACATGAACCTGAAATCATCAAGGAATCACTCCAGTACCAATctctaaaagggaaaaatcagTTCTCTTCAGTTTAATCTTCTTCTGTCCACTTGTTTTGATGTGCTTATTTCCACATGCCTCAACGTGTATAGAGTAGGCTTTGTCATCATAAACCCGGATGAGTTTGGAGCATTGCTTGACTTGGGTAGAATGAATGAGTTGCCTTTTAATGAAATGAGGATTGGTAACTAAATTGCACCAATACTTTTCATACCCACCTGAATTGCATGAGGGACTTCACAGGTAGTCTTGAGAGGATATTGTCCTCGATTTCGCTTGGGAGAACAGAGCACATTATCTTCCTTGACGGCAGCTTTTCTTGCCCTTtcttcattttccttcttttatccattttctcattGATTTGCTCTACTCGAGAGAGAGATACAgaagcaagagaaagaaaaagaagaggaacaaAACAAGGGTTCTTCACTATTAATGAAGCAAAAagatttggaaagaaaaatgtattaaaaaaaagtgGGATGGGAATaaaagaatggaattttttgaagGTTTTTTGTAAAATTGTTTTAAGATGCTGAAACTTACCTCACCACACCTTTCTTTGAAATCCTACCATATTCCATAGAATTTTGTGTAGAGAGGTGAGATCaagattatattattatttaattatttaaagttttttttttttattcatatccTTTTCATAGAGCCCATGGATTATAGAGTGATCCCACGGTTAGGAGGACTTGGGCACACGTCATGAGGTCACCCCAActgtgagatcactctatggtccattgCCTTTATGGTAGAAAGGAATCCTATCCCATTTTTTAtgatcttttcatttctttgctTTTACTATCCTTAACCCAATACGTGTAGGAGtccatgattttcttttcccacCCTTTTTTGTCTACCAAACAAAGGATACgataatgaaaaatatagaaTTACATAAAGCAACTGTCAATACAAACTTTTGATAATCTTGTCTAATTGAAATACAAAgcatataagaaaaaaaaaaattgaactatcCTATCTAAACATTTTCATGCATTACACCCTTGATGACTTTATTATCCTCCTTTTTTCATCTATTAGTAAGCACCTTATTTATTAATGAGAACATCCTCTACATCCATCATCCTTAGTGGTGGAATGCTTTGTTCATTCCTGAAGAAATTACCTGGATCAGCCTTGGTCTTCACATGCAGTAAACGATTGAAGTTATTCTTGAAATACTTGGACCCCCAAGCCACAGCTTGAGAATAGCTTGTTTCACCACTACCATCCCTGCCCAAGTCAAGATCCCTATAATTGAGATATGCTTCTCTAGGGTTCTTTGAAACATAAGGAGCCATGAAGTCATACAGCTTTCTGATCCAAGCTATATGTTTGTCAGCTTGTGGATTGTCTTGTTCTGTCCATCTCACCACATACTGAATGTTATATATGTTCCCCTTCCTGTGTGGGAAAGGAATTGCAGATTCTGGAATCTTATTCATCTTTCCaccaaaaggaaggaaaaacatCAAGAAAGTCTCACCTTCCAAGAGTATTTGCCATAGATTTTCCAAAACACTCTCTGGGATGGGCTCCTTGACAAAGTCTGATTTCGCCTTGAAGTAGCCTCTGAATTGAGGTGTTCTGTTGAGTAAGATATCTGTGGATTCTCCGTTGGTGTAACCGGCGAAAAAAACTACAGATTGGAGCCAACTCATCTCTTTGAAGTCATTGCTTCCAACCCCCAATTCAGGGAAGCCAGTGGTGATCAATGGGAGGAGATCTTTGGCACCACCAAGGAACAAACAGTTGAATGCTACCAGTATGGTGCTGTTCCCACTCTTACTGGTAGTAGGAAGAATGGAAACTCTGATGAAGAGATCTTCATGGAGCTTGTCAATAACTTGTTGATATCTGTAGAGAAGCTTAGAAGCACCTTCTTCTAAAGTCTTGGACACACTAAAAGTAGTAACAGTAGGTGGGACAGCAACAAGGTTTATCTTATATGAGATTATAACACCAAAGCTTGCACCTCCACCTCCTCTGATTGCCCAAAACAGATCTTCCCCCATGGTTGCTCTGGTGAGAATTCTACCCTTACAGTCAACCATTCGAGCATCGATAATGTGATCAGCAGCGACGCCATACTTTCTCACCATGGGACCAAAACCACCTCCACTGAAGTGTCCACCAACACCAATGGTGGGGCAAAGTCCTGCTGAGAAACCAAGATACTTGCTTTTCTCTGCAATTTTGTAATAGAGTTCACCAAGAATTGAACCAGCCTGAACCCAGGCAGTGTTATCTTCTGTATTGACATCGATTTCTCTAAAATTGGTCATGTCAATCATGATGAAGGTAGAATCTGCAACGTAGGAGAGGCCTTCGTAGTCATGACCGCCGCTTCGAACTCTGACCTGTAAGCCATACCTTCTGGAACAAAAAACAGCTGTTTGGATATGGGATTCTTGCAAAGGTGTAATAATAACCAGAGGTTTTGGTGTTGTAGGGGAATAGCATCTGAGGTTATCTATAGTAGCTTGTAAGATTGTTGAATAGGAAGAATTGGTTTTGGTGTAGAGTGGAATGAAGGATTTAGAATGAAGAGAAAGGCATTGGAAAAAGTTGGATCCTTCAACTGGGTGTGAAGCTGCAGCttcccatgaaatggaaaacaGAAATGCAGAAAGTAGTGAAAGTAGAATAGAGAATGATCTATTCATTCTTGCTACCCTTTTCTCTGTTTCTCAAGAGAAAGGCAAAGGATTTGGTTTGTTGTAATCTCCCAAGATTAGCTTCTTATAaatagatctacatttagaggtgtgGGGATAGTTCTTTCTCTTGGTTGGGACCCATTAAGAGGGGAGCTATCTTGAGCTTCAAATTGAGTGAGAGTAAGTAATGGACAAGAAGGTACAATGTGATACCAAGCGTAGAGTATGAGACATTCAAAATTTGTGCCGCAGATTTAGGGTGGCAATTGGGTGGTTGTGTTATGCCAATGACTGTTGTGTATAGGCTTGAGGATGGCACAGTGGTACACACTATGGTTTGAAAAGAAGGTCAAATAACCCACTACAAATTGCGGTGAAGCAACCATTAACTGATCAACCTTTTAATTGATGACTCTTGTAAGAATCAGCATGACATGGTTTGAGGGTCATGCTAAGGTCATGGTTTGAGGGTCATGCTAAGCTCATGACATTGGAATTCCAAACCTTAGAAAACTCCACTGATATGGTTTTTCCAATAAACATGATGTTCCCATTGAGCTTTTGAGTTGGGAGTCTTGGAGACCCAACTGAATATATGAAGAATTTTAAGGTCTAATAAGAGTTTTCCAATGTAATATATTATTTTCAGTACTTTTCCTCAAGTGTTGTCTTCCTTTTGGATTTCAATACATGTGACTTATGCGGCCCCACTATTGAATAAACGTTGTATAATTAATATGGGCCAGGAAACTCTGACCGCTTACGCAATCATTGCATCAGTACACATCGGCAAAAGCCCAAAGGCATGTCGGTGGAGGTAAGGGCAGTACTA is part of the Macadamia integrifolia cultivar HAES 741 chromosome 9, SCU_Mint_v3, whole genome shotgun sequence genome and encodes:
- the LOC122088403 gene encoding berberine bridge enzyme-like 26 gives rise to the protein MNRSFSILLSLLSAFLFSISWEAAASHPVEGSNFFQCLSLHSKSFIPLYTKTNSSYSTILQATIDNLRCYSPTTPKPLVIITPLQESHIQTAVFCSRRYGLQVRVRSGGHDYEGLSYVADSTFIMIDMTNFREIDVNTEDNTAWVQAGSILGELYYKIAEKSKYLGFSAGLCPTIGVGGHFSGGGFGPMVRKYGVAADHIIDARMVDCKGRILTRATMGEDLFWAIRGGGGASFGVIISYKINLVAVPPTVTTFSVSKTLEEGASKLLYRYQQVIDKLHEDLFIRVSILPTTSKSGNSTILVAFNCLFLGGAKDLLPLITTGFPELGVGSNDFKEMSWLQSVVFFAGYTNGESTDILLNRTPQFRGYFKAKSDFVKEPIPESVLENLWQILLEGETFLMFFLPFGGKMNKIPESAIPFPHRKGNIYNIQYVVRWTEQDNPQADKHIAWIRKLYDFMAPYVSKNPREAYLNYRDLDLGRDGSGETSYSQAVAWGSKYFKNNFNRLLHVKTKADPGNFFRNEQSIPPLRMMDVEDVLINK